A stretch of DNA from Deltaproteobacteria bacterium:
AACATAAATAGTGCTGCGTCAATTCACGCGTCTGTTAACAAGCAATCCGCCGCGGAAACAAAAATTTCTCTCCTCGATTCGATAAGGACGAAGAAGGCAAAAAGGGGCCGATCCGCTGCATCGGAGTCGGGCCGAGACAAAGTAGATGTAGACATGAAGAAAATCTACAAGAGTCTTACAGTTCTTGGCGACGAAGTTATAAGGAAATTAAACGGGATACTTAAAAGCGATCTTCCTCAGGGCATCGCCTCGCTAAAACCCGAGGAGCACACGCCTGAAGCCACTGCGCAACGAATAGTAGACGGCACGACAGCGCTATTCAGTATCTACCAGAAGCAGAATCCTAATTTACAGGGAGAGGAGCTTTTGGATTCGTTTATGCAGACCATTAGAGGCGGGATAAAACAGGGCTACGATGATGCTGTCGGCATTCTTTCCGCCATCGGAGCTTTTGAATTCGATAACGTCGAAGAAGGCATAGAAAAAACCATGCAACTAGTTGAAGAAAAGTTAACTGCCTTCGAGGACAATTTTAGAAAACAACTAAGCGAGCAACCAGCAACTGATTCTAAACCTACTGACACAACCGCACCTGCTGCGCAAACTAAGTGAGTGCCGTAACTCCGCCTTGACGTCTGACGCCAAAAAATTAGCCTAAGAGTCTCTGTGCTCGCATTGAGGCTCCGAGGACAATTTTTTGGGGCGCCTATACGCCACTAATTTCTTCTAGCGGCCATCTCGCCACAGCACCAACCTCAATGGCTACGCCGGGGCCCAAATACCCTGGGTGCTCGGCAGCTCGCCACTCGCTTCCATACAAATTAGGATTGTGCTTGATGATAGAAGCTGCAAGAGCTGCCATCATAGTGGCATTGTCCGTGCACCACTTAAACGGCGGAACAGAGAAGCGCACGTCTTGGTCAGCACAAACCTGAGCTAGCTCCTCTCTTAGAAGCAGGTTTGCAGCTACTCCGCCCGTTAACAAAAAAGACTGCGGTCTAAGCGACTTTAAAGCGGCAGCGACTTTTACTTTTAGCGCCTCTACTATTGCTCTCTCACTGGAAGCCGCTAAATCCGCAACTAGTCCCTTCTCTCTTACCCCCTCTAAGCCACCGAGCTTTGCCACCGTGCGCGCTACCGCAGTTTTTAGCCCACTAAAGCTAAAACTCGTGTTATTCTCCCTTAGACCTACCGGTAAACTAAAAGAATTGGCATTGCCACTTGTAGCCTCGCGAGATAATGCAGGCCCTCCTGGATATGGAAGGCCCAAAATACTTGCTATCTTGTCAAACGCTTCTCCGGCGGCATCATCGCGAGTGCTCGCTAAAACCTTATACTCTCTAAACTTAGGCACAGATACTAGCATCGTATGCCCGCCAGAAACTAGTAAAGCTAGCATGGGAAGTTTTGGGCGAAGATGCCCTTCCATAAACTCACAAGCAAACAAATGCCCTTCCAAATGGTTAAGCGCAAGCAGTGGAACTTTTCGACTAAATGCTATAGCCTTTGCCATTCCCAAGCCGACTAAAAGGCAGCCCTTAAGCCCAGGACCACGAGTAGCGGCAACCATGCTAACATCTTTAACTGTAGTGCCACTTTGCAAAAACGCCTTAGTAATTAACATCGGAAGCGTTGCAATATGGTTTCTTGCCGCAATTTCTGGGACCACGCCGCCGTAAGGTTTATGTAAGTCTACCTGGGAAGAAATTAACTCAACTAATATCTTAGAACTATCCAAACGAGCAGCAGCCTCACTCGCATAAAGAGTAACTGCAGTTTCATCACAACTCGTTTCAATGGCTAACAACATAGAACTAGGTAAATCACTACCGAAGCAAAAACGCGCCTCGTCGCGCGCAAAAAATGCCGAAACTACAAGGTCTTTAAATAGGCAGCGATGGCCTCCTTATCGTCAGCACTCATATCCTTAAAATAATCCCATGGGCATAACCTGGGATCGCTTTGCTTGCCTTTGGGCGAAGCACCAGTAGATAAATATTTTGCAATATCGGCCTTAGACCAAGCCTTTAAACCAGTTTCTAAAGTTCCGCGAATATCGGGCGTGCTCTCTGGAAATTTAAGATCTAGGTGCGAAACTATGTTGTAATTTAGATCATCACTCGAGCCAGCGAAATCCTCACTGGACGAAAACAAACTCTTGCTACCCGTATGGCAAAGGTAACAGCGCGAAAGATTATGCGCTAAATAGCGCCCATAATAAGCATCCCGCCGCGGCGCAACTTGCGGCACATAGCCTTGAATATCTCGATGCTGCGAAATTACCCCAAATTTACGCCGCTCCAATGTACCAAGAGATCTGCGCGCTATCTCGTTCCTTACAGGCGCTAAAGCGGACAAATAGACAGCTATGGCCGTTGCATCTTCATCGCTCATCCAGCGATAACCCCTATGAGCATCAATGGATAACGGCTGCCCGCGATTATCGATCGACGCGCGGATAGCTCTCTTTATTTCAGCTACGTTCCACGCCCCAAGGCCAGTTGCCATATCTGGAGTGATGTTTGGAACAGTTACCTCGCCAAAGCGATCCTCGATTCGGCGCCCACCGGCGAGAGATTTTTCGAGCCCCGCAACTCCTGTCCTTTCGCCATTATCTTGCCTCACATGGCAAGCTCCACAAGCCGCAGCTGCATTTACGATATAGTCACCCCGGTTCTTTAATTCTGCCCAGCGGCG
This window harbors:
- a CDS encoding cytochrome c, producing MGRRTEPQRVWFWSVFFFSSLFAGGCVFGGISEVEEVEETSTPDSSWTDAIANELSGNFEKVRPVEIVDKRRWAELKNRGDYIVNAAAACGACHVRQDNGERTGVAGLEKSLAGGRRIEDRFGEVTVPNITPDMATGLGAWNVAEIKRAIRASIDNRGQPLSIDAHRGYRWMSDEDATAIAVYLSALAPVRNEIARRSLGTLERRKFGVISQHRDIQGYVPQVAPRRDAYYGRYLAHNLSRCYLCHTGSKSLFSSSEDFAGSSDDLNYNIVSHLDLKFPESTPDIRGTLETGLKAWSKADIAKYLSTGASPKGKQSDPRLCPWDYFKDMSADDKEAIAAYLKTL
- a CDS encoding DUF5610 domain-containing protein, with amino-acid sequence MSNINSAASIHASVNKQSAAETKISLLDSIRTKKAKRGRSAASESGRDKVDVDMKKIYKSLTVLGDEVIRKLNGILKSDLPQGIASLKPEEHTPEATAQRIVDGTTALFSIYQKQNPNLQGEELLDSFMQTIRGGIKQGYDDAVGILSAIGAFEFDNVEEGIEKTMQLVEEKLTAFEDNFRKQLSEQPATDSKPTDTTAPAAQTK
- the tsaD gene encoding tRNA (adenosine(37)-N6)-threonylcarbamoyltransferase complex transferase subunit TsaD encodes the protein MLLAIETSCDETAVTLYASEAAARLDSSKILVELISSQVDLHKPYGGVVPEIAARNHIATLPMLITKAFLQSGTTVKDVSMVAATRGPGLKGCLLVGLGMAKAIAFSRKVPLLALNHLEGHLFACEFMEGHLRPKLPMLALLVSGGHTMLVSVPKFREYKVLASTRDDAAGEAFDKIASILGLPYPGGPALSREATSGNANSFSLPVGLRENNTSFSFSGLKTAVARTVAKLGGLEGVREKGLVADLAASSERAIVEALKVKVAAALKSLRPQSFLLTGGVAANLLLREELAQVCADQDVRFSVPPFKWCTDNATMMAALAASIIKHNPNLYGSEWRAAEHPGYLGPGVAIEVGAVARWPLEEISGV